A part of Dermacentor variabilis isolate Ectoservices chromosome 10, ASM5094787v1, whole genome shotgun sequence genomic DNA contains:
- the LOC142560231 gene encoding protein FAM151B-like, whose translation MSATHYEDYKAAHRVHCPGATNTGGRTTSGPVAPSLVDYFPQAAGDGLKVVWEHAVNSRQRLAMALRGPGMILEGDVSMGASGRYPVPVMAHPSVTAAFGNGGGNGDLTLDEWLHELALCGMPKGAKLDFKSTEVVEPACRILARYIDKLQGPVVLNADVLPGPDCAAVPPVDAWTFLTLCRTRFPRSIISLGWTTQEGSCLKMGYTREMVESMGALVREYNLGQPVSFPVWLPLARRSLGDLQRLLAQVPRSSLTVFARRGEPWAAALPDLAALRSAFSPSLVYYDLPHDLLQAFLPLC comes from the exons GGGTCGTACCACCTCGGGCCCGGTGGCGCCGTCTCTGGTGGACTACTTTCCACAGGCTGCCGGCGATGGGCTCAAGGTGGTCTGGGAGCATGCCGTCAACAGCCGGCAGCGGCTAGCGATGGCCCTGCGAGGACCTGGCATGATTCTTGAAGGAGACGTCAGCATGGGTGCCAGTGGTCGTTACCCAGTGCCTGTCATGGCACATCCGTCCGTTACAGCAGCCTTCGGCAATGGTGGTGGGAATGGCGACTTGACTCTGGACGAGTGGCTGCATGAATTGGCCCTATGCGGCATGCCTAAGGGTGCCAAGCTCGACTTCAAGTCCACTGAGGTCGTTGAACCTGCCTGCCGTATCCTGGCACGCTACATTGACAAG TTGCAAGGGCCCGTGGTGCTGAATGCCGATGTGCTGCCAGGACCAGACTGCGCAGCTGTGCCTCCTGTGGACGCCTGGACTTTCTTGACGCTCTGCCGAACCCGTTTCCCTCGCTCCATCATTTCCCTCGGCTGGACAACCCAGGAAGGCTCATGCCTGAAAATGGG GTACACGCGGGAGATGGTCGAGAGCATGGGTGCTCTGGTGCGAGAGTACAACCTGGGTCAACCCGTGAGCTTTCCTGTGTGGCTGCCTCTAGCACGTCGTTCACTGGGCGACCTTCAGCGGCTGCTGGCACAAGTGCCACGTTCTTCATTGACTGTGTTTGCCCGCCGTGGTGAGCCCTGGGCGGCCGCACTGCCAGATCTCGCAGCTCTGCGCTCAGCCTTCAGCCCGTCACTCGTCTACTATGACCTGCCACACGACCTACTCCAGGCTTTTCTGCCACTCTGCTAG